In Excalfactoria chinensis isolate bCotChi1 chromosome 5, bCotChi1.hap2, whole genome shotgun sequence, a single genomic region encodes these proteins:
- the LOC140252849 gene encoding scavenger receptor cysteine-rich type 1 protein M130-like isoform X4, whose amino-acid sequence MEPGWVLGLLLCVRLCGPSAGPAAVTRPAPAMGNASVQLRLVGGGHRCAGRVEVKHEGEWGSVCTYDFDWDARGAGVVCRQLGCGAAVRASPYAPFGQGEGRIWLHPFNCRGTELALQDCYSFGWGRHFCGHEWDVGVTCSEALELRLAAGRGPCEGRVEVKLRGRWGAVADGAWTMEDAEVVCQQLGCGSAAGAYHGSKFGPAEGPISVAVVNCRGNESVLWDCDIRGWGPYDGHHDHDTAVVCQGFSRLVGGDGACQGRLEVRRGRAWLGVCHGRVNAESARVLCRELGCGAVLALPEPGRFGAASGPLWDGAFECGGSEPLLAACAARPAPEQRCTDAAAVVCSPYTGFRLADGGSPCAGRVEAEQRGTWGALCAASWELPDAHVLCRHLGCGPAASVQPGGRFGAGKGPLRRDRLGCAGNERHPGECPAAVLGEPDCVPGRAAAVICSGAAETLRLRGGESRCDGRLELNSSPDVWTGVSAASRDGDDGTAAVACRQLGCGALEKAYAAPGGGSGLSEVRCEGGEELLERCYAAGLSRGPSALAVICSGSRRLRLAGGPGRCAGRVEAYVDGAWSSVCRDAWSLRDAAVVCRQLRCGTALEAPGPERFGSGTGTPWAGNGGCAGTEAALWDCPARGGGCGGGGGAGAVCAALRSLRLEGGGCGGILELLHDGAWGRVCADGTVEDGSAAAAAVCRHLGCGAAGTLHAVPDRSSGPAWLGRLRCEDGSRSIWRCSSTPWSPRSCGPAGVTHVACDEDGSDAAGSPAPGSGRRDGDVRAAVPPGDVPLPTVLCALLGAMLSLALAALAVQAHRARARRAGPGRDAGSEAVYEELDYSQVLECREGLSCAGSLLQGSGLPLSHRTGDEAEGGGAAGMLRADYDDAAAVPEESPGETGYDDVGSPGTPP is encoded by the exons aTGGAGCCCGgctgggtgctggggctgctgctctgcgtGCGGCTGTGCGGGCCGAGTGCCGGACCTGCGGCCGTAACGCGGCCCGCCCCGGCGATGGGCAACGCGTCCGTCCAGCTGCGGCTGGTCGGGGGCGGCCATCGCTGCGCCGGGAGGGTGGAAGTGAAGCACGAGGGCGAGTGGGGCTCCGTCTGCACTTACGACTTCGACTGGGACGCCCGCGGGGCCGGCGtggtgtgcaggcagctgggctgcGGGGCCGCCGTGAGGGCATCCCCGTACGCCCCGTTCGGGCAGGGCGAGGGACGCATCTGGCTGCATCCCTTCAACTGCCGGGGAACGGAGTTGGCCCTGCAGGACTGCTACAGCTTCGGCTGGGGACGGCATTTCTGCGGCCACGAGTGGGACGTGGGGGTGACCTGCTCGG AGGCGCTGGAGCTGCGGCTGGCGGCCGGCAGGGGACCCTGCGAGGGGAGAGTGGAGGTGAAGCTGCGGGGCCGCTGGGGCGCGGTGGCGGACGGCGCCTGGACCATGGAGGACGCCGAGGTGGTGTGTCAGCAGCTGGGCTGCGGCTCGGCAGCCGGCGCCTATCACGGCTCCAAATTCGGCCCGGCGGAAGGTCCCATCAGCGTGGCCGTAGTTAACTGCAGAGGGAACGAGAGCGTGCTTTGGGACTGCGACATCCGGGGCTGGGGGCCCTACGACGGCCACCACGACCACGACACCGCCGTCGTGTGCCAAG GGTTCTCCCGGCTGGTCGGAGGGGACGGCGCCTGCCAGGGCCGGCTGGAggtgcggcggggccgggcctgGCTGGGCGTCTGTCACGGCCGAGTGAACGCGGAGAGCGCCCGGGTGCTCTGCAGGGAGTTGGGCTGCGGCGCGGTGCTGGCCCTGCCCGAGCCCGGCCGCTTCGGGGCGGCGTCGGGGCCGCTCTGGGACGGCGCCTTCGAGTGCGGCGGCTCCGAGCCCCTTCTGGCCGCCTGCGCGGCGCGACCGGCCCCCGAGCAGCGCTGCACCGACGCCGCCGCCGTCGTCTGCTCCC CCTACACCGGGTTCCGACTGGCGGACGGCGGCTCGCCCTGCGCCGGGCGGGTGGAGGCGGAACAGCGGGGAACGTGGGGAGCGCTGTGCGCCGCGTCCTGGGAGCTGCCCGACGCTCACGTCCTCTGCCGACACCTGGGCTGCGGCCCGGCCGCCTCCGTTCAGCCGGGGGGCCGTTTCGGGGCGGGGAAGGGGCCGCTGCGGCGCGACCGCCTCGGCTGCGCGGGGAACGAGCGGCATCCCGGCGAGTGCCCGGCCGCGGTGCTCGGGGAGCCCGACTGCGTCCCCGGCCGGGCGGCCGCCGTCATCTGCTCGGGAGCCGCGGAAACCCtgcggctgcggggcggggaGAGCCGGTGCGACGGGCGCCTGGAGCTGAACTCGAGCCCCGACGTCTGGACCGGCGTGTCCGCCGCATCCCGCGACGGCGACGACGGCACCGCGGCCGTGGCGTGCCGGCAGCTGGGCTGCGGGGCGCTCGAAAAGGCGTACGCCGCGCCGGGAGGCGGCTCCGGTCTCTCGGAGGTGCGGTGCGAGGGCGGCGAGGAGCTCCTGGAGCGGTGCTACGCTGCGGGGCTGAGCCGCGGCCCCTCGGCGCTGGCCGTGATCTGCTCAG GCAGCCGGCGGCTGAGGCTGGCGGGCGGCCCCGGGCGGTGCGCCGGCAGGGTGGAGGCGTACGTCGACGGCGCCTGGAGCTCCGTGTGCCGGGACGCCTGGAGCCTGCGGGACGCCGCCGTCGTCTGCCGCCAGCTGCGCTGCGGAACGGCCTTGGAGGCGCCCGGCCCCGAGCGCTTCGGCTCCGGTACCGGGACGCCGTGGGCGGGCAACGGGGGCTGCGCGGGGACGGAGGCGGCGCTCTGGGACTGcccggcgcggggcggcggctgcggcggcggcggcggagcgggagCGGTGTGCGCAG CGCTGCGGTCCCTGCGCTTGGAgggcggcggctgcggcgggatcctggagctgctgcacgACGGCGCGTGGGGCCGCGTCTGCGCCGACGGCACCGTCGAGGACGGCTCCGCCGCGGCGGCCGCCGTGTGCCGCCATCTGGGCTGCGGAGCCGCGGGGACGCTGCACGCCGTCCCGGATCGGAGCTCGGGCCCCGCCTGGCTGGGACGGCTGCGCTGCGAGGACGGGAGCCGCTCGATCTGGCGCTGCTCCTCCACGCCCTGGAGCCCGCGGTCCTGCGGGCCCGCCGGCGTCACGCACGTGGCCTGCGACGAGGACGGAAGCGACGCGGCCGGCAGCCCGGCCCCGGGGAGCGGCCGTCGGGACGGGGACGTCCGCGCAG CCGTCCCGCCGGGAGACGTGCCGCTGCCCACCGTGCTGTGCGCGCTGCTGGGGGCGATGCTGAGCCTGGCCCTGGCCGCCCTGGCCGTGCAGGCGCACCGCGCTCGGGCTCGGCGTGCAG GCCCCGGCCGAGACGCCGGTTCCGAGGCCGTGTACGAGGAGCTGGACTACAGCCAGGTGCTCGAGTGCCGGGAGGGGCTCAGCTGTGCAG GCTCTCTGCTGCAGGGCTCGGGGCTGCCGCTGTCGCATCGCACCGGGGACGAGGCGGAGGGGGGCGGCGCCGCGGGGATGCTGCGTGCGGATTATGATGATGCCGCCGCTGTGCCCGAGGAGAGCCCCGGGGAAACGGGATACGATGATGTCGGCTCCCCAGGGACGCCGCCGTGA
- the LOC140252849 gene encoding scavenger receptor cysteine-rich type 1 protein M130-like isoform X3, translating into MEPGWVLGLLLCVRLCGPSAGPAAVTRPAPAMGNASVQLRLVGGGHRCAGRVEVKHEGEWGSVCTYDFDWDARGAGVVCRQLGCGAAVRASPYAPFGQGEGRIWLHPFNCRGTELALQDCYSFGWGRHFCGHEWDVGVTCSEALELRLAAGRGPCEGRVEVKLRGRWGAVADGAWTMEDAEVVCQQLGCGSAAGAYHGSKFGPAEGPISVAVVNCRGNESVLWDCDIRGWGPYDGHHDHDTAVVCQGFSRLVGGDGACQGRLEVRRGRAWLGVCHGRVNAESARVLCRELGCGAVLALPEPGRFGAASGPLWDGAFECGGSEPLLAACAARPAPEQRCTDAAAVVCSPYTGFRLADGGSPCAGRVEAEQRGTWGALCAASWELPDAHVLCRHLGCGPAASVQPGGRFGAGKGPLRRDRLGCAGNERHPGECPAAVLGEPDCVPGRAAAVICSGAAETLRLRGGESRCDGRLELNSSPDVWTGVSAASRDGDDGTAAVACRQLGCGALEKAYAAPGGGSGLSEVRCEGGEELLERCYAAGLSRGPSALAVICSGSRRLRLAGGPGRCAGRVEAYVDGAWSSVCRDAWSLRDAAVVCRQLRCGTALEAPGPERFGSGTGTPWAGNGGCAGTEAALWDCPARGGGCGGGGGAGAVCAALRSLRLEGGGCGGILELLHDGAWGRVCADGTVEDGSAAAAAVCRHLGCGAAGTLHAVPDRSSGPAWLGRLRCEDGSRSIWRCSSTPWSPRSCGPAGVTHVACDEDGSDAAGSPAPGSGRRDGDVRAAVPPGDVPLPTVLCALLGAMLSLALAALAVQAHRARARRAAGPGRDAGSEAVYEELDYSQVLECREGLSCAGSLLQGSGLPLSHRTGDEAEGGGAAGMLRADYDDAAAVPEESPGETGYDDVGSPGTPP; encoded by the exons aTGGAGCCCGgctgggtgctggggctgctgctctgcgtGCGGCTGTGCGGGCCGAGTGCCGGACCTGCGGCCGTAACGCGGCCCGCCCCGGCGATGGGCAACGCGTCCGTCCAGCTGCGGCTGGTCGGGGGCGGCCATCGCTGCGCCGGGAGGGTGGAAGTGAAGCACGAGGGCGAGTGGGGCTCCGTCTGCACTTACGACTTCGACTGGGACGCCCGCGGGGCCGGCGtggtgtgcaggcagctgggctgcGGGGCCGCCGTGAGGGCATCCCCGTACGCCCCGTTCGGGCAGGGCGAGGGACGCATCTGGCTGCATCCCTTCAACTGCCGGGGAACGGAGTTGGCCCTGCAGGACTGCTACAGCTTCGGCTGGGGACGGCATTTCTGCGGCCACGAGTGGGACGTGGGGGTGACCTGCTCGG AGGCGCTGGAGCTGCGGCTGGCGGCCGGCAGGGGACCCTGCGAGGGGAGAGTGGAGGTGAAGCTGCGGGGCCGCTGGGGCGCGGTGGCGGACGGCGCCTGGACCATGGAGGACGCCGAGGTGGTGTGTCAGCAGCTGGGCTGCGGCTCGGCAGCCGGCGCCTATCACGGCTCCAAATTCGGCCCGGCGGAAGGTCCCATCAGCGTGGCCGTAGTTAACTGCAGAGGGAACGAGAGCGTGCTTTGGGACTGCGACATCCGGGGCTGGGGGCCCTACGACGGCCACCACGACCACGACACCGCCGTCGTGTGCCAAG GGTTCTCCCGGCTGGTCGGAGGGGACGGCGCCTGCCAGGGCCGGCTGGAggtgcggcggggccgggcctgGCTGGGCGTCTGTCACGGCCGAGTGAACGCGGAGAGCGCCCGGGTGCTCTGCAGGGAGTTGGGCTGCGGCGCGGTGCTGGCCCTGCCCGAGCCCGGCCGCTTCGGGGCGGCGTCGGGGCCGCTCTGGGACGGCGCCTTCGAGTGCGGCGGCTCCGAGCCCCTTCTGGCCGCCTGCGCGGCGCGACCGGCCCCCGAGCAGCGCTGCACCGACGCCGCCGCCGTCGTCTGCTCCC CCTACACCGGGTTCCGACTGGCGGACGGCGGCTCGCCCTGCGCCGGGCGGGTGGAGGCGGAACAGCGGGGAACGTGGGGAGCGCTGTGCGCCGCGTCCTGGGAGCTGCCCGACGCTCACGTCCTCTGCCGACACCTGGGCTGCGGCCCGGCCGCCTCCGTTCAGCCGGGGGGCCGTTTCGGGGCGGGGAAGGGGCCGCTGCGGCGCGACCGCCTCGGCTGCGCGGGGAACGAGCGGCATCCCGGCGAGTGCCCGGCCGCGGTGCTCGGGGAGCCCGACTGCGTCCCCGGCCGGGCGGCCGCCGTCATCTGCTCGGGAGCCGCGGAAACCCtgcggctgcggggcggggaGAGCCGGTGCGACGGGCGCCTGGAGCTGAACTCGAGCCCCGACGTCTGGACCGGCGTGTCCGCCGCATCCCGCGACGGCGACGACGGCACCGCGGCCGTGGCGTGCCGGCAGCTGGGCTGCGGGGCGCTCGAAAAGGCGTACGCCGCGCCGGGAGGCGGCTCCGGTCTCTCGGAGGTGCGGTGCGAGGGCGGCGAGGAGCTCCTGGAGCGGTGCTACGCTGCGGGGCTGAGCCGCGGCCCCTCGGCGCTGGCCGTGATCTGCTCAG GCAGCCGGCGGCTGAGGCTGGCGGGCGGCCCCGGGCGGTGCGCCGGCAGGGTGGAGGCGTACGTCGACGGCGCCTGGAGCTCCGTGTGCCGGGACGCCTGGAGCCTGCGGGACGCCGCCGTCGTCTGCCGCCAGCTGCGCTGCGGAACGGCCTTGGAGGCGCCCGGCCCCGAGCGCTTCGGCTCCGGTACCGGGACGCCGTGGGCGGGCAACGGGGGCTGCGCGGGGACGGAGGCGGCGCTCTGGGACTGcccggcgcggggcggcggctgcggcggcggcggcggagcgggagCGGTGTGCGCAG CGCTGCGGTCCCTGCGCTTGGAgggcggcggctgcggcgggatcctggagctgctgcacgACGGCGCGTGGGGCCGCGTCTGCGCCGACGGCACCGTCGAGGACGGCTCCGCCGCGGCGGCCGCCGTGTGCCGCCATCTGGGCTGCGGAGCCGCGGGGACGCTGCACGCCGTCCCGGATCGGAGCTCGGGCCCCGCCTGGCTGGGACGGCTGCGCTGCGAGGACGGGAGCCGCTCGATCTGGCGCTGCTCCTCCACGCCCTGGAGCCCGCGGTCCTGCGGGCCCGCCGGCGTCACGCACGTGGCCTGCGACGAGGACGGAAGCGACGCGGCCGGCAGCCCGGCCCCGGGGAGCGGCCGTCGGGACGGGGACGTCCGCGCAG CCGTCCCGCCGGGAGACGTGCCGCTGCCCACCGTGCTGTGCGCGCTGCTGGGGGCGATGCTGAGCCTGGCCCTGGCCGCCCTGGCCGTGCAGGCGCACCGCGCTCGGGCTCGGCGTGCAG CAGGCCCCGGCCGAGACGCCGGTTCCGAGGCCGTGTACGAGGAGCTGGACTACAGCCAGGTGCTCGAGTGCCGGGAGGGGCTCAGCTGTGCAG GCTCTCTGCTGCAGGGCTCGGGGCTGCCGCTGTCGCATCGCACCGGGGACGAGGCGGAGGGGGGCGGCGCCGCGGGGATGCTGCGTGCGGATTATGATGATGCCGCCGCTGTGCCCGAGGAGAGCCCCGGGGAAACGGGATACGATGATGTCGGCTCCCCAGGGACGCCGCCGTGA
- the LOC140252849 gene encoding antigen WC1.1-like isoform X2: MEPGWVLGLLLCVRLCGPSAGPAAVTRPAPAMGNASVQLRLVGGGHRCAGRVEVKHEGEWGSVCTYDFDWDARGAGVVCRQLGCGAAVRASPYAPFGQGEGRIWLHPFNCRGTELALQDCYSFGWGRHFCGHEWDVGVTCSGEAPPRIWGGGGGCAAAADALRGAEALELRLAAGRGPCEGRVEVKLRGRWGAVADGAWTMEDAEVVCQQLGCGSAAGAYHGSKFGPAEGPISVAVVNCRGNESVLWDCDIRGWGPYDGHHDHDTAVVCQGFSRLVGGDGACQGRLEVRRGRAWLGVCHGRVNAESARVLCRELGCGAVLALPEPGRFGAASGPLWDGAFECGGSEPLLAACAARPAPEQRCTDAAAVVCSPYTGFRLADGGSPCAGRVEAEQRGTWGALCAASWELPDAHVLCRHLGCGPAASVQPGGRFGAGKGPLRRDRLGCAGNERHPGECPAAVLGEPDCVPGRAAAVICSGAAETLRLRGGESRCDGRLELNSSPDVWTGVSAASRDGDDGTAAVACRQLGCGALEKAYAAPGGGSGLSEVRCEGGEELLERCYAAGLSRGPSALAVICSGSRRLRLAGGPGRCAGRVEAYVDGAWSSVCRDAWSLRDAAVVCRQLRCGTALEAPGPERFGSGTGTPWAGNGGCAGTEAALWDCPARGGGCGGGGGAGAVCAALRSLRLEGGGCGGILELLHDGAWGRVCADGTVEDGSAAAAAVCRHLGCGAAGTLHAVPDRSSGPAWLGRLRCEDGSRSIWRCSSTPWSPRSCGPAGVTHVACDEDGSDAAGSPAPGSGRRDGDVRAAVPPGDVPLPTVLCALLGAMLSLALAALAVQAHRARARRAGPGRDAGSEAVYEELDYSQVLECREGLSCAGSLLQGSGLPLSHRTGDEAEGGGAAGMLRADYDDAAAVPEESPGETGYDDVGSPGTPP; the protein is encoded by the exons aTGGAGCCCGgctgggtgctggggctgctgctctgcgtGCGGCTGTGCGGGCCGAGTGCCGGACCTGCGGCCGTAACGCGGCCCGCCCCGGCGATGGGCAACGCGTCCGTCCAGCTGCGGCTGGTCGGGGGCGGCCATCGCTGCGCCGGGAGGGTGGAAGTGAAGCACGAGGGCGAGTGGGGCTCCGTCTGCACTTACGACTTCGACTGGGACGCCCGCGGGGCCGGCGtggtgtgcaggcagctgggctgcGGGGCCGCCGTGAGGGCATCCCCGTACGCCCCGTTCGGGCAGGGCGAGGGACGCATCTGGCTGCATCCCTTCAACTGCCGGGGAACGGAGTTGGCCCTGCAGGACTGCTACAGCTTCGGCTGGGGACGGCATTTCTGCGGCCACGAGTGGGACGTGGGGGTGACCTGCTCGGGTGAGGCCCCGCCGAGGAtatggggcgggggggggggatgcgCGGCCGCGGCTGATGCTTTACGCGGTGCAGAGGCGCTGGAGCTGCGGCTGGCGGCCGGCAGGGGACCCTGCGAGGGGAGAGTGGAGGTGAAGCTGCGGGGCCGCTGGGGCGCGGTGGCGGACGGCGCCTGGACCATGGAGGACGCCGAGGTGGTGTGTCAGCAGCTGGGCTGCGGCTCGGCAGCCGGCGCCTATCACGGCTCCAAATTCGGCCCGGCGGAAGGTCCCATCAGCGTGGCCGTAGTTAACTGCAGAGGGAACGAGAGCGTGCTTTGGGACTGCGACATCCGGGGCTGGGGGCCCTACGACGGCCACCACGACCACGACACCGCCGTCGTGTGCCAAG GGTTCTCCCGGCTGGTCGGAGGGGACGGCGCCTGCCAGGGCCGGCTGGAggtgcggcggggccgggcctgGCTGGGCGTCTGTCACGGCCGAGTGAACGCGGAGAGCGCCCGGGTGCTCTGCAGGGAGTTGGGCTGCGGCGCGGTGCTGGCCCTGCCCGAGCCCGGCCGCTTCGGGGCGGCGTCGGGGCCGCTCTGGGACGGCGCCTTCGAGTGCGGCGGCTCCGAGCCCCTTCTGGCCGCCTGCGCGGCGCGACCGGCCCCCGAGCAGCGCTGCACCGACGCCGCCGCCGTCGTCTGCTCCC CCTACACCGGGTTCCGACTGGCGGACGGCGGCTCGCCCTGCGCCGGGCGGGTGGAGGCGGAACAGCGGGGAACGTGGGGAGCGCTGTGCGCCGCGTCCTGGGAGCTGCCCGACGCTCACGTCCTCTGCCGACACCTGGGCTGCGGCCCGGCCGCCTCCGTTCAGCCGGGGGGCCGTTTCGGGGCGGGGAAGGGGCCGCTGCGGCGCGACCGCCTCGGCTGCGCGGGGAACGAGCGGCATCCCGGCGAGTGCCCGGCCGCGGTGCTCGGGGAGCCCGACTGCGTCCCCGGCCGGGCGGCCGCCGTCATCTGCTCGGGAGCCGCGGAAACCCtgcggctgcggggcggggaGAGCCGGTGCGACGGGCGCCTGGAGCTGAACTCGAGCCCCGACGTCTGGACCGGCGTGTCCGCCGCATCCCGCGACGGCGACGACGGCACCGCGGCCGTGGCGTGCCGGCAGCTGGGCTGCGGGGCGCTCGAAAAGGCGTACGCCGCGCCGGGAGGCGGCTCCGGTCTCTCGGAGGTGCGGTGCGAGGGCGGCGAGGAGCTCCTGGAGCGGTGCTACGCTGCGGGGCTGAGCCGCGGCCCCTCGGCGCTGGCCGTGATCTGCTCAG GCAGCCGGCGGCTGAGGCTGGCGGGCGGCCCCGGGCGGTGCGCCGGCAGGGTGGAGGCGTACGTCGACGGCGCCTGGAGCTCCGTGTGCCGGGACGCCTGGAGCCTGCGGGACGCCGCCGTCGTCTGCCGCCAGCTGCGCTGCGGAACGGCCTTGGAGGCGCCCGGCCCCGAGCGCTTCGGCTCCGGTACCGGGACGCCGTGGGCGGGCAACGGGGGCTGCGCGGGGACGGAGGCGGCGCTCTGGGACTGcccggcgcggggcggcggctgcggcggcggcggcggagcgggagCGGTGTGCGCAG CGCTGCGGTCCCTGCGCTTGGAgggcggcggctgcggcgggatcctggagctgctgcacgACGGCGCGTGGGGCCGCGTCTGCGCCGACGGCACCGTCGAGGACGGCTCCGCCGCGGCGGCCGCCGTGTGCCGCCATCTGGGCTGCGGAGCCGCGGGGACGCTGCACGCCGTCCCGGATCGGAGCTCGGGCCCCGCCTGGCTGGGACGGCTGCGCTGCGAGGACGGGAGCCGCTCGATCTGGCGCTGCTCCTCCACGCCCTGGAGCCCGCGGTCCTGCGGGCCCGCCGGCGTCACGCACGTGGCCTGCGACGAGGACGGAAGCGACGCGGCCGGCAGCCCGGCCCCGGGGAGCGGCCGTCGGGACGGGGACGTCCGCGCAG CCGTCCCGCCGGGAGACGTGCCGCTGCCCACCGTGCTGTGCGCGCTGCTGGGGGCGATGCTGAGCCTGGCCCTGGCCGCCCTGGCCGTGCAGGCGCACCGCGCTCGGGCTCGGCGTGCAG GCCCCGGCCGAGACGCCGGTTCCGAGGCCGTGTACGAGGAGCTGGACTACAGCCAGGTGCTCGAGTGCCGGGAGGGGCTCAGCTGTGCAG GCTCTCTGCTGCAGGGCTCGGGGCTGCCGCTGTCGCATCGCACCGGGGACGAGGCGGAGGGGGGCGGCGCCGCGGGGATGCTGCGTGCGGATTATGATGATGCCGCCGCTGTGCCCGAGGAGAGCCCCGGGGAAACGGGATACGATGATGTCGGCTCCCCAGGGACGCCGCCGTGA